In Cygnus atratus isolate AKBS03 ecotype Queensland, Australia chromosome 5, CAtr_DNAZoo_HiC_assembly, whole genome shotgun sequence, a single window of DNA contains:
- the LOC118244261 gene encoding cytosolic phospholipase A2 epsilon-like — protein MSQELLPVDVPESFYYMYPGKTTIPSDTKALEDEDDSDLDSDSLDSFDSFDPFGGTRPQEENERSTEPGKGDFKIESSPCYLLTVRIIRMRNLQRADALSQADCYVSLWLPTATIEKSRTKTIRNSNDPVWNETFYFRIQSQVKNVLELTVYDEDFATPDDHLLCALFDTAKLPIDRTVLLYFKPSSTAKEELEVEFKLEAMSSPHEIIATNGVLVCRELCCLEVEVNEKEQKKSKKELSLTVKGSFEGTQDIILGPDGVVSPSGPTKFHYIKYAEPTLDVMLPKKRRYHPWTCRFSTETGSPVLMLNSLPMGRKTTIAEEKRFDLNVKAERCNCSCRQDLDMRFGFDLCSDEMAFLCKRKKYVASAMKNVFHLQQDLQDHEVPVVAIITTGGGLKSMTGLYGSLMGLKKLNLLDCVTYISGLSGTTWTMANLYRDAYWSQKDLDSHIVEAQKQATKCKMGCFSMDRMKYYNKQLCQRKEEGYRTSFIDLWGLMIEYLLNDGKDPHKLSEQREALCDGQNPLPIYVSVCVRDNYSTQDFKEWVEFTPYEVGLLKYGAFIPAENFGSEFFMGRMLKKLPESRICYLQGMWSSIFSVNLLQIWGLSHSSEDFWKRWTQDRIDEVDEDPVLPTRPHELRTRMYTPPGPLSSALRGALTDRFSVAQHHNFLRGYQLHNNYLENEHFCRWKDTVLDSRPNQLMQNPNHLGMIDAGFFINTSSPPLLRPQREVDVIIYLSYTTGSHTSSLDKACKYYSEQKIPFPKISLSDEDKKNLKECYIFQDSDSPGCPIVIFLPLVNDTFREYKAPGVKRCCSEMEGGQLDLTSRCSPYCMFSVRYTDENYRRLLNLSEYNILNNSQMIMQALQTAMQRRQHMC, from the exons ATGTCTCAGGAACTGCTTCCCGTGGATGTGCCTGAATCGTTCTATTATATGTATCCAGGGAAGACCACGATACCATCAGATACCAAAGCACTGGAG GATGAAGACGACTCAGACTTGGACTCGGACTCTTTGGATTCTTTTGATTCTTTTGATCCTTTTGGAGGTACTAGAcctcaagaagaaaatgaacgAAGTACTGAACCAGGCAAAGGTGATTTCAAG ATAGAATCATCTCCCTGCTACCTGCTGACCGTGAGGATCATCCGAATGAGAAATCTCCAGCGAGCAGATGCTT TAAGCCAGGCTGATTGTTACGTGTCGTTGTGGTTGCCTACTGCAACAATTGAAAAGTCCCGCACCAAAACCATAAGAAACTCCAACGACCCAGTGTGGAATGAAACCTTCTACTTCAGGATTCAGAGCCAGGTCAAG AATGTGCTGGAGCTGACAGTGTATGATGAGGATTTTGCTACTCCAGATGACCATCTCCTCTGTGCACTCTTTGATACTGCTAAACTTCCAATTGATAGAACAGTGCTCCTGTATTTTAAGCCCAGCTCAACG GCCAAGGAGGAGCTAGAGGTTGAATTCAAACTGGAAGCCAT GTCTAGTCCTCATGAAATCATTGCTACCAATGGAGTCCTAGTG TGTCGTGAACTTTGTTGCTTGGAAGTTGAAGTGAAtgagaaggagcagaaaaaatCAA aGAAAGAGCTTTCCCTTACTGTGAAAGGTTCCTTTGAAGGGACACAGGATATCATACTGGGCCCCGACGGAGTGGTCAGCCCATCAGGTCCCACCAAGTTCCACTACATCAAGTATGCAGAGCCAACGCTGGATGTCATGTTGCCAAAGAAGAGGCGCTACCACCCT TGGACCTGTAGGTTCAGTACagaaacaggctccccagtgctGATGCTCAATTCGCTGCCTATGGGAAGGAAAACGACAATTGCAGAG gagaaaagatTTGATTTGAATGTGAAAGCAGAAAGATG TAATTGCTCATGCCGCCAAGACCTGGACATGCGTTTTGGGTTTGACTTATGTTCAGACGAGATGGCTTTTCtgtgcaaaaggaagaaatatgtaGCAAGTgccatgaaaaatgtttttcacctACAACAGGATCTGCAGGATCATGAA GTCCCTGTTGTAGCTATCATCACGACAGGTGGTGGGCTGAAGTCAATGACAGGACTATACGGCAGTCTCATGGGACTCAAGAAATTAAATCTCCTGGACTGTGTAACATACATCAGTGGGCTGTCTGGCACCACGTG GACTATGGCCAATTTATACAGAGATGCCTACTGGTCACAGAAGGACCTTGACTCGCATATTGTTGaagcacagaaacaagcaaCCAAATGCAAGATGGGCTGCTTTTCTATGGATCGCATGAAGTATTACAATAAGCAGCTATGTCAGCGGAAAGAAGAAGGATACAGGACATCATTTATAGATCTTTGGGGACTCATGATTGAATACTTACTAAATGATGGG aaagacCCCCACAAACtttcagagcagagagaagcaCTGTGTGATGGCCAGAACCCACTGCCCATCTATGTGTCAGTCTGCGTCCGGGACAACTACAGCACTCAGGATTTCAAAG AGTGGGTAGAGTTCACCCCCTACGAGGTGGGGTTGCTGAAGTACGGTGCGTTCATCCCTGCAGAGAATTTTGGAAGTGAGTTCTTCATGGGACGCATGTTAAAAAAACTCCCTGAATCCCGGATCTGCTATCTTCAAG GTATGTGGAGCAGTATATTTTCTGTGAACCTATTACAAATCTGGGGACTGTCCCACAGTTCAGAAGACTTCTGGAAGAGATGGACCCAGGACAGAATAGACGAAGTCG ATGAAGACCCAGTATTGCCTACGAGGCCCCATGAACTAAGGACTCGCATGTACACTCCTCCTGGGCCCCTGTCCAGTGCTCTTCGGGGTGCTTTAACCGACCGCTTCTCAGTTGCCCAGCATCACAATTTCCTGAGGGGCTATCAGCTGCATAACAACTATCTTGAGAATGAGCACTTCTGCCGATGGAAAG acACTGTGTTAGACTCACGTCCCAACCAGCTGATGCAAAATCCCAATCACCTGGGTATGATAGACGCTGGATTTTTCATCAACACCAGCAGTCCACCACTTTTAAGGCCACAGAGGGAAGTGGATGTCATCATATATTTAAGTTATACTACTGGATCACATACATCG TCTCTAGATAAGGCATGCAAATACTACTCGGAGCAGAAAATCCCATTCCCCAAAATTTCTTTGAGTGATGAAGATAAGAAAAATCTAAAGGAGTGCTACATTTTCCAAGATTCAGATTCGCCAGGATGTCCcattgtgatttttcttccacttgtgAATGATACTTTCCGAGAGTACAAAGCACCTG gtGTCAAGCGCTGTTGCTCAGAGATGGAGGGAGGACAACTCGATCTGACCAGTCGCTGTTCCCCCTACTGCATGTTCTCGGTCAGATATACTGATGAGAATTACCGCCGGCTGCTGAACCTCAGTGAATACAATATCCTGAATAACTCACAGATGATTATGCAGGCCTTGCAAACAGCAATGCAAAGAAGGCAACACATGTGCTAA